Proteins encoded within one genomic window of Deltaproteobacteria bacterium:
- a CDS encoding 4Fe-4S dicluster domain-containing protein, whose protein sequence is MDKKSNAAPKRKEIFVRIDRCVACKTCEIQCALKRSSLSQRLPEAIYEAVSPMPRLQVQPIGDHGSLPIQCRHCEDAPCLDACPSGALQREKDGLVVMQGGKCIGCWMCLMVCPFGAIKPFREFRKAIKCDSCLGMEEPYCIAHCPTGALVFMAKEEFLKEYGEDIKPKLQAYLKGL, encoded by the coding sequence AAAGGAAAGAAATTTTCGTCAGAATCGATCGGTGTGTGGCCTGTAAGACCTGCGAGATCCAATGTGCTCTAAAACGCTCCTCCCTTTCTCAAAGGTTGCCCGAGGCCATTTATGAAGCCGTTTCTCCTATGCCCCGTCTGCAGGTTCAGCCGATCGGAGACCACGGTTCCCTTCCCATTCAATGCCGCCACTGCGAGGATGCGCCTTGCCTGGACGCCTGCCCCTCGGGGGCGCTGCAAAGAGAAAAAGACGGGCTGGTGGTTATGCAAGGGGGGAAATGTATCGGTTGCTGGATGTGCTTGATGGTCTGCCCTTTCGGGGCCATCAAACCATTCCGGGAATTCAGAAAGGCCATCAAATGCGACAGTTGCCTGGGCATGGAGGAGCCCTATTGTATTGCCCACTGCCCCACGGGAGCTTTGGTATTCATGGCCAAGGAAGAATTCCTGAAAGAATACGGGGAAGATATTAAACCAAAGCTCCAAGCTTATCTGAAAGGTTTATAA